A window of the Vibrio fluvialis genome harbors these coding sequences:
- the djlA gene encoding co-chaperone DjlA — MHIFGKILGAFFGFLFGGPFGAIFGLFLGHQFDKARRFNQAGFSTGGFGNGPSQAERQEEFFKAAFAVMGHVAKAKGQVTKEEIQLASVMMDRMNLHGDQRLAAQDAFRQGKEADFPLEQVLEKVRISTGGRFDLLQFFLELQISAAFADGDIHPSERNVLHKIARGLGFSADQLERRLRMQEAAFRFQQGGGFGGQQGQQGYAGGGQWQQASSKDRLADAYSVLGVGEDADAKEIKRAYRKLMNEHHPDKLMAKGLPPEMMNVAKEKSQEIQHAYDLIKKEKGIK; from the coding sequence ATGCATATTTTTGGCAAAATTCTTGGCGCTTTCTTCGGCTTCCTGTTTGGGGGCCCGTTTGGCGCAATCTTTGGCCTGTTTCTTGGGCATCAGTTCGATAAAGCTCGTCGTTTTAACCAGGCTGGATTCAGCACTGGCGGGTTTGGCAATGGTCCTAGCCAGGCTGAGCGTCAGGAAGAATTCTTCAAAGCAGCCTTTGCGGTCATGGGCCATGTCGCGAAAGCGAAAGGGCAGGTCACTAAAGAAGAAATTCAGCTTGCCAGCGTAATGATGGATCGCATGAATCTGCATGGTGATCAGCGTCTTGCTGCACAAGATGCCTTTCGCCAAGGTAAAGAGGCTGATTTTCCGTTGGAACAAGTGTTGGAGAAAGTCCGCATTTCAACTGGCGGTCGCTTTGACCTGTTGCAGTTCTTTCTGGAGCTGCAAATCTCCGCAGCGTTTGCCGATGGCGATATTCATCCTAGTGAGCGCAATGTACTGCACAAAATCGCACGTGGTCTGGGGTTCTCTGCTGACCAGCTGGAGCGCCGCCTGCGCATGCAGGAAGCCGCGTTTCGTTTTCAACAAGGTGGCGGATTTGGTGGTCAACAGGGACAACAAGGCTATGCTGGCGGTGGTCAGTGGCAACAGGCTTCGAGCAAAGATCGTCTCGCAGATGCTTATTCCGTGCTAGGTGTGGGTGAAGACGCCGACGCCAAAGAGATTAAGCGTGCGTACCGTAAACTGATGAACGAACACCATCCGGATAAATTGATGGCCAAAGGCCTACCTCCAGAAATGATGAATGTCGCTAAAGAGAAATCACAAGAGATTCAACATGCTTATGACCTGATCAAAAAGGAAAAGGGCATCAAGTAA
- the lptD gene encoding LPS assembly protein LptD yields MSRFSRTFLAASISAALFAPQTQADATVDDSVQELPTIDQCLVNQPDPTNPNEQPINVEADKLEAINGDRATYSGNVVVVQGKKHIRADNVTLHQKDNVVVAEGNVNFSDGQVKTTSDKATNNLTTDQMTLENTKYKFLCEPGRGEAAYVSKTGKAMYEIEDGSITSCPEGDSSWRLKASSIDINQDEEQATFYNPRLEILDVPIFYVPYLTVPIGNTRKTGFLYPTLSYGSRDGFEVEVPFYWNLAPNYDLETTLHYMDKRGTQLNSVFRYLNDFGSGRIESEYLPDDALNPEEGKRWGVQYEHSGIYQQAWKLDVDYSKVSDINYFSDLSSSIGNREDGQLIQEGEVSYRSANWDTSILVRQFQLLVSDSTSTSQPYRLMPQLSFNYYAPEVMRYLDLDLKSQLSRFETDSSGKPSATRLHVEPGMKIPLATTWGTWTTEARVLGTYYQQDLNGVDLTDEDYQDLEESVTRVIPEFRSHAGIVLERDTVLFDNYTQTLEPQIQYLYVPKEDQSNIARYDTTLLQTDYYGLFRSRKYSSVDYIAPANQISYGASTRFFDDQYKERLNIAFGQIFYIDKNFKATSSSSDDDSQSSYSAWAVEMDFNYDDFLFYHGGIQYDIDTSAVQLANSTLEYRFDGGFVQANYRYVPKEYIEDTVNFDVSNLTEDGISQAGLLTSYQLSAKWQFSGQYFYDLTTDQAIEWLAGLRYTSDCWYMGFSYSNQLKNWDKTLSGGYSSFEDPIYENNFSVNFGIIGFGTSVGAGSDLLSSSSNSLGYGRPFFLNN; encoded by the coding sequence ATGTCACGTTTCTCCCGCACGTTTTTAGCCGCTTCGATTAGCGCCGCGCTCTTCGCGCCTCAGACTCAAGCAGACGCTACGGTGGATGACAGTGTGCAGGAACTGCCCACTATCGATCAATGTTTAGTGAATCAGCCCGACCCAACGAACCCGAATGAACAGCCTATCAATGTCGAAGCGGATAAGCTAGAAGCAATTAATGGCGACCGCGCGACCTATTCCGGCAACGTGGTAGTGGTTCAGGGGAAAAAACATATTCGGGCAGACAACGTCACTTTGCACCAGAAAGATAACGTGGTCGTCGCAGAAGGTAACGTAAACTTCAGTGACGGTCAGGTTAAAACCACTTCCGATAAAGCCACCAATAACCTCACTACCGACCAGATGACACTGGAGAACACCAAGTATAAATTCTTGTGTGAGCCTGGACGTGGTGAAGCAGCCTACGTTTCTAAAACGGGCAAGGCAATGTACGAAATCGAAGATGGTTCGATTACCTCTTGTCCTGAAGGTGACAGCTCCTGGCGCCTTAAAGCATCCAGCATTGACATTAACCAGGACGAAGAACAGGCCACATTCTACAACCCGCGACTTGAAATCTTAGACGTTCCTATTTTTTATGTTCCGTACTTAACGGTACCCATAGGTAACACTCGCAAAACAGGCTTTCTTTACCCAACTCTCTCTTACGGCTCACGTGATGGTTTTGAAGTTGAAGTGCCATTCTACTGGAACTTGGCACCGAATTACGATCTGGAAACCACGCTACACTACATGGACAAACGTGGTACTCAACTGAACTCCGTATTCCGTTATCTGAATGACTTTGGTTCAGGTCGTATTGAGTCTGAATATCTGCCTGATGACGCATTGAACCCTGAAGAAGGTAAGCGTTGGGGGGTTCAGTACGAACACAGTGGTATCTACCAACAGGCGTGGAAGCTGGATGTTGATTATTCGAAAGTCAGTGACATTAACTATTTCTCGGACCTGAGTTCCTCCATTGGTAATCGCGAAGACGGTCAACTGATTCAGGAAGGTGAAGTGTCATACCGCAGCGCCAACTGGGACACGTCCATTCTGGTACGTCAGTTCCAGTTGCTGGTATCTGATTCCACCAGCACCAGTCAGCCGTATCGTTTGATGCCACAACTGTCATTCAACTACTACGCGCCGGAAGTGATGCGCTATCTGGATCTCGATTTGAAATCCCAACTGTCACGCTTTGAAACTGACTCCTCAGGCAAACCATCAGCGACACGTTTGCATGTTGAGCCGGGTATGAAAATTCCGCTGGCGACCACGTGGGGCACGTGGACAACCGAAGCACGCGTACTCGGCACCTACTACCAACAGGATCTCAACGGCGTTGACCTGACCGACGAGGACTATCAGGACCTCGAAGAGAGTGTCACCCGTGTCATTCCTGAGTTCCGCTCTCACGCTGGTATTGTTTTGGAGCGTGATACAGTTCTGTTTGATAACTACACACAGACACTGGAGCCACAGATTCAATATCTGTACGTGCCAAAAGAAGATCAGAGCAATATCGCCCGCTATGACACCACCTTGCTGCAAACCGATTACTACGGCTTGTTCCGCAGCCGTAAGTACAGCAGTGTGGACTATATTGCTCCGGCAAACCAAATCAGCTACGGCGCATCCACTCGCTTTTTCGACGATCAGTATAAAGAGCGCCTGAATATCGCCTTTGGTCAGATTTTCTATATCGATAAGAACTTCAAAGCGACCAGTTCCAGCTCTGATGATGACAGCCAGTCCAGCTATTCAGCCTGGGCGGTAGAAATGGATTTCAACTACGATGACTTCCTCTTCTATCACGGTGGTATTCAGTATGATATCGATACCAGCGCCGTCCAACTGGCCAACAGCACGCTCGAATACCGGTTTGATGGCGGCTTTGTACAAGCGAACTACCGCTACGTTCCAAAAGAGTACATCGAGGACACGGTTAACTTTGATGTTTCTAATCTGACGGAAGATGGTATTTCTCAGGCAGGCCTGCTGACCAGTTACCAGTTGTCGGCCAAATGGCAGTTTAGCGGTCAGTACTTCTATGATTTAACCACCGATCAGGCGATTGAATGGTTGGCGGGGCTTCGTTATACCTCTGACTGTTGGTATATGGGCTTTAGTTACAGTAATCAGTTGAAAAACTGGGATAAAACTCTTAGCGGCGGCTACAGTAGCTTTGAAGATCCGATTTACGAAAATAACTTCAGTGTTAACTTTGGCATCATCGGCTTCGGCACCAGCGTAGGTGCGGGTTCTGATCTGCTGAGCAGTTCAAGTAACTCTCTGGGTTACGGCCGACCATTCTTCCTGAATAACTGA
- the surA gene encoding peptidylprolyl isomerase SurA, giving the protein MKLWKHTLLTLIGLLSIGSLHAQPVEMDRVAVIVNSGVILQSDIDAALLTVKANAKKNGRELPDEGVLRGQVVEKLIIDTLQEQEAERIGVRIDDDRLNQAINDIARDNKQTPEQLRASVAEEGLTYPEFREQVRKEMATSEARNALVRRRINILPAEVDTLADLLAKETNATVQYKISHIQLRFNDGQDKSEVEAQAKKLVDELNNGADFSKMAITYSKGPKALEGGDWGWMRKEEMPTIFADQIKMQNKGTIIGPFRSGVGFHILKIDDVKGLETVAVTEVNARHILIKPTIILSDEGAQKQLNEFIRRIKAGEATFGELAQQYSQDPGSAAQNGELGYQTPDLYVPEFKHQVETLPVGQISQPFKTVHGWHIVEVLDRREVDRTDSALKNKAYRILFNRKFNEEASAWLQELRAGAFVEILKDDEDGN; this is encoded by the coding sequence ATGAAATTGTGGAAACACACTCTACTAACGCTAATCGGACTGCTGAGCATCGGTTCCCTGCACGCACAGCCGGTTGAAATGGATCGTGTCGCGGTCATCGTGAACAGCGGCGTTATTTTACAAAGTGATATTGATGCCGCGCTCCTGACCGTCAAAGCCAACGCCAAAAAGAATGGACGTGAGCTCCCGGACGAGGGCGTGCTGCGCGGTCAGGTCGTTGAGAAACTGATTATTGATACGCTACAAGAGCAAGAAGCTGAGCGTATCGGTGTTCGTATCGATGACGATCGCCTCAATCAGGCCATTAATGATATTGCACGTGACAATAAACAAACGCCGGAACAACTGCGAGCTTCAGTGGCTGAAGAGGGACTGACATACCCAGAATTCCGCGAACAAGTGCGTAAAGAGATGGCAACCAGCGAAGCCCGCAACGCTCTGGTTCGCCGCCGTATCAATATTCTGCCAGCAGAAGTCGATACACTGGCCGATCTCCTGGCCAAAGAGACCAACGCAACAGTGCAGTACAAAATCAGCCACATTCAACTTCGTTTTAACGACGGTCAGGATAAATCTGAAGTGGAAGCCCAAGCGAAAAAACTGGTGGATGAACTGAACAACGGCGCGGACTTCAGCAAAATGGCCATCACCTACTCAAAAGGACCAAAAGCGCTGGAAGGCGGTGACTGGGGCTGGATGCGTAAAGAAGAGATGCCAACCATTTTTGCTGATCAAATCAAAATGCAGAATAAAGGTACCATTATCGGTCCATTCCGCAGCGGTGTAGGTTTCCACATTTTGAAAATTGATGACGTGAAAGGTCTGGAAACCGTTGCAGTCACCGAAGTAAACGCCCGTCATATTCTGATCAAGCCAACCATCATTCTCAGCGATGAAGGCGCGCAGAAGCAGCTCAACGAGTTTATTCGCCGCATTAAAGCGGGTGAAGCGACCTTTGGCGAACTGGCGCAGCAATACAGTCAAGACCCTGGCTCAGCGGCCCAGAACGGCGAACTAGGTTATCAGACGCCGGATCTGTACGTGCCGGAATTTAAACATCAGGTTGAGACGCTGCCCGTTGGCCAGATCAGCCAGCCATTTAAAACCGTGCATGGTTGGCACATCGTTGAAGTGTTAGACCGCCGTGAAGTTGACCGCACCGACTCAGCGCTGAAAAACAAGGCGTACCGAATTCTGTTCAATCGCAAGTTCAATGAAGAAGCCAGTGCCTGGTTGCAAGAACTGCGTGCAGGTGCATTCGTCGAAATCCTGAAGGATGATGAAGATGGCAATTAA
- the pdxA gene encoding 4-hydroxythreonine-4-phosphate dehydrogenase PdxA codes for MAIKRIVVTAGEPAGIGPDLVLALSTEDWTHQLVVCADKQMLAQRAETLGIQVTLLDYDASAEPKPQQAGTLVVDHVPVTTQVVAGQLDESNGHYVLKTLERAAAGCMNDEFDAIVTGPVHKGVINRAGVAFSGHTEFFAEQSNTPLVVMMLATEGLRVALVTTHIPLAYVSKAVTSERLEKIIHILHKDLVEKFAIETPTIYVCGLNPHAGEDGVLGHEEIDTITPTLEKLRQQDGMQLIGPLPADTIFNDKYLQQADAVLGMYHDQVLPVLKYKGFGRSVNITLGLPFIRTSVDHGTALDLAGTGQADVGSFRTALAQAIELVDKKSSSCR; via the coding sequence ATGGCAATTAAACGAATTGTGGTCACTGCCGGCGAGCCTGCCGGCATTGGCCCGGATTTGGTGCTGGCCCTGTCCACCGAAGACTGGACGCACCAACTGGTGGTTTGTGCCGACAAACAAATGTTGGCACAGCGTGCAGAAACATTAGGTATTCAGGTTACGCTATTAGACTACGATGCCAGTGCCGAGCCCAAACCACAGCAGGCAGGCACTCTGGTCGTCGATCATGTTCCAGTGACCACCCAGGTTGTTGCCGGACAATTGGACGAAAGTAACGGCCATTATGTGTTAAAAACACTAGAAAGAGCCGCTGCGGGCTGTATGAATGATGAATTTGATGCTATTGTCACCGGTCCCGTTCACAAGGGAGTGATCAACCGGGCAGGCGTCGCATTCAGTGGTCATACTGAGTTCTTTGCCGAGCAATCCAACACCCCGTTGGTGGTGATGATGCTGGCAACCGAAGGACTGCGTGTGGCACTGGTGACAACACATATTCCATTGGCTTATGTGTCTAAAGCGGTCACCAGCGAACGCCTGGAAAAGATCATTCACATTCTCCACAAGGATTTGGTCGAGAAATTTGCGATTGAAACGCCTACCATTTATGTATGCGGCCTCAATCCACATGCCGGGGAAGACGGTGTTTTGGGTCACGAAGAAATCGACACCATCACCCCTACCCTGGAAAAATTACGTCAGCAAGATGGCATGCAACTGATTGGCCCGTTACCGGCCGACACCATCTTCAATGACAAATATTTGCAGCAAGCCGATGCTGTTCTGGGCATGTACCACGATCAGGTTCTTCCCGTCCTGAAATATAAAGGCTTTGGCCGCTCCGTGAATATCACGTTGGGTCTGCCTTTTATTCGAACATCCGTCGACCACGGCACCGCGCTCGATTTAGCGGGTACTGGTCAGGCCGATGTGGGAAGTTTTAGAACAGCACTCGCTCAAGCTATTGAATTAGTTGATAAGAAATCATCCTCTTGTCGATGA
- the rsmA gene encoding 16S rRNA (adenine(1518)-N(6)/adenine(1519)-N(6))-dimethyltransferase RsmA, producing MRNDVHLGHKARKRFGQNFLNDPYIIDGIVSAINPKPGQNLVEIGPGLGAITEPVGREVDKFTVIELDRDLAERLRNHPELADKLTIHEGDAMRFDFTQLVKPNNKLRIFGNLPYNISTPLMFHLFEFHKDIQDMHFMLQKEVVNRLAAGPGSKAYGRLTVMAQYYCKVVPVLEVPPTAFVPPPKVDSAVVRLVPYEVLPHPTTSLKWLDRVVREGFNQRRKTVRNCYKGLLELEVLEELGVNAGMRPENLTLQQFVAMANWLDANHVQQA from the coding sequence ATGAGAAACGATGTCCACTTAGGACACAAAGCGCGTAAACGTTTTGGTCAGAACTTCCTGAACGATCCTTACATCATTGATGGAATCGTATCAGCGATTAACCCTAAACCGGGTCAAAACCTGGTTGAGATCGGTCCTGGTCTGGGCGCGATCACCGAACCTGTTGGCCGCGAAGTCGATAAGTTTACCGTGATTGAGCTGGACCGAGATCTGGCTGAGCGTCTGCGTAATCACCCTGAACTGGCCGATAAACTGACCATTCATGAAGGCGATGCGATGCGTTTTGATTTCACCCAGCTGGTGAAGCCAAACAACAAACTACGCATCTTCGGCAACCTGCCATACAACATCTCTACACCGCTGATGTTCCACCTGTTCGAATTTCATAAAGATATTCAGGACATGCATTTCATGCTGCAAAAAGAGGTGGTCAATCGTCTGGCAGCAGGCCCAGGCAGCAAAGCGTACGGACGTCTGACCGTGATGGCGCAGTATTACTGTAAAGTGGTGCCTGTACTGGAAGTGCCACCAACAGCGTTCGTTCCGCCGCCAAAAGTAGATTCTGCCGTGGTACGTCTGGTGCCTTATGAAGTGTTGCCACACCCAACCACCAGCCTGAAATGGCTGGATCGTGTAGTGCGTGAAGGCTTTAACCAGCGTCGCAAAACGGTACGCAACTGCTACAAAGGCTTACTTGAGCTTGAGGTGTTGGAGGAGCTCGGTGTCAATGCTGGCATGCGCCCTGAAAACCTGACCCTGCAGCAGTTCGTGGCCATGGCCAACTGGCTTGACGCCAACCACGTGCAACAGGCATAA
- the apaG gene encoding Co2+/Mg2+ efflux protein ApaG: protein MDISNPCIKIQVHTKYIPEQSNPEFQRYVFAYLITIKNLSNENVQLISRRWLITDSNGKQMTVEGDGVVGEQPVIPANDEYTYSSGTALETPVGVMQGHYIMHNQAGEEFIADIEPFRLAVPNVLN, encoded by the coding sequence ATGGATATTTCCAATCCTTGTATCAAGATCCAGGTTCACACCAAATACATCCCTGAGCAATCCAACCCAGAATTCCAGCGCTATGTGTTTGCCTATCTGATCACGATTAAAAACCTCAGCAATGAAAACGTGCAACTGATCAGCCGCCGCTGGCTCATCACTGATTCCAACGGCAAACAGATGACTGTGGAAGGCGATGGCGTGGTCGGAGAACAACCCGTGATTCCGGCCAATGACGAATACACCTACAGCAGCGGTACCGCGCTGGAAACCCCGGTTGGCGTCATGCAAGGCCACTACATCATGCATAATCAGGCAGGTGAGGAATTTATTGCCGATATCGAGCCGTTCCGCCTTGCAGTTCCCAATGTACTGAATTAA
- the apaH gene encoding bis(5'-nucleosyl)-tetraphosphatase (symmetrical) ApaH, with translation MSNYIVGDIQGCFDELQLLLNRVAFNPEQDTLWVAGDLVARGPKSLETLRFIRQLGTSAKVVLGNHDLHLLAVARGIHPIKKKDKTLPILEAEDGPALLEWIRQQSLLQEHDEFVLAHAGISPLWDLPTARSTAREIETLLQSERWGWLIENMYSNQPDHWNDEFSGIERYRYIINSYTRMRFCFADGRLDMKCKLPPNEVTDGSLVPWFALQNRIALDKTVVFGHWAALEGYRSSDIIGLDTGCVWGGTLTLLRWEDKTYFEQPALRYDD, from the coding sequence TTGTCGAATTACATTGTTGGTGACATTCAGGGCTGCTTCGACGAATTGCAGCTGTTGCTTAATCGGGTAGCGTTTAATCCCGAGCAAGATACTCTATGGGTTGCCGGCGATCTGGTTGCCCGCGGGCCAAAATCGCTCGAAACCCTGCGTTTTATCCGCCAGTTGGGCACATCAGCTAAAGTCGTGCTCGGTAACCATGATCTGCATCTTCTGGCCGTCGCTCGTGGCATTCATCCGATCAAAAAGAAAGATAAAACTCTGCCGATATTAGAGGCAGAGGATGGCCCTGCGCTATTGGAATGGATTCGCCAACAGTCACTGCTGCAAGAGCACGATGAATTTGTCTTGGCCCACGCTGGTATCTCTCCACTGTGGGATTTACCCACTGCCCGCTCGACAGCCAGAGAAATTGAAACCCTGCTACAGAGTGAGCGTTGGGGCTGGCTAATTGAGAATATGTATAGCAATCAACCGGATCACTGGAATGACGAATTCAGTGGTATCGAACGCTACCGCTACATTATTAACAGCTACACGCGGATGCGTTTTTGTTTTGCTGACGGGCGGTTGGACATGAAATGCAAACTGCCCCCGAATGAGGTCACCGATGGCAGCTTGGTGCCTTGGTTTGCACTGCAAAACCGTATTGCACTTGATAAAACCGTGGTGTTTGGTCACTGGGCAGCTTTGGAAGGCTATCGCAGTAGTGACATCATCGGCCTGGATACAGGCTGTGTATGGGGCGGCACATTGACCCTGCTGCGCTGGGAAGACAAAACGTACTTTGAACAACCCGCACTACGCTACGACGATTAA
- the folA gene encoding type 3 dihydrofolate reductase, with translation MIISMIAAMASDRIIGKDNQMPWHLPADFVWFKRCTMGKPVVMGRKTYQSIGRPLPGRQNIVISRDPNLVIEGVDVVNSIDAALDKAGAAQEVMIIGGGSIYAECLPRADKLYVTLIDAHLDGDTQFPDWGTGWLETHREQYHSDEKNQYDMDFVILERESVRE, from the coding sequence ATGATCATCAGCATGATTGCCGCGATGGCAAGCGACCGAATTATCGGCAAGGATAATCAGATGCCGTGGCATCTTCCGGCAGACTTTGTCTGGTTTAAACGTTGTACGATGGGAAAACCTGTGGTGATGGGGCGTAAAACGTATCAATCTATAGGCCGTCCATTGCCGGGTCGTCAGAACATTGTGATTAGCCGGGATCCGAATCTGGTCATTGAGGGTGTCGATGTAGTGAACTCTATTGATGCTGCGCTGGACAAAGCGGGAGCGGCACAAGAAGTGATGATCATTGGTGGAGGAAGCATCTACGCAGAATGTCTGCCGCGCGCGGATAAGCTGTATGTAACGCTGATTGATGCTCATCTTGACGGTGATACTCAGTTCCCGGATTGGGGGACTGGATGGTTGGAAACTCATCGCGAACAATATCACTCGGATGAGAAAAACCAATACGACATGGATTTTGTGATTCTGGAACGTGAGTCAGTGCGCGAATGA
- a CDS encoding threonine/serine exporter family protein → MLSWQLLFGLINDMFFAAIPAVGFALVFNVPAPALKYCALGGAIGHGSRYLMMHFGVPIEWATFFAATIVGMIGVQWSHKFLAHPKVFTVAALIPMVPGVFAYKAMIAMVEINHLGFTPELLETLLENFLKAMFIIAGLAVGLAVPGLLFYRRKPIV, encoded by the coding sequence ATGTTGAGCTGGCAACTTTTGTTCGGACTGATTAACGATATGTTCTTTGCCGCCATTCCGGCGGTGGGGTTTGCGTTGGTGTTTAATGTGCCAGCTCCGGCACTGAAATACTGCGCGTTGGGCGGTGCCATTGGTCACGGCTCGCGCTACCTGATGATGCACTTTGGTGTTCCGATTGAGTGGGCTACCTTCTTTGCTGCCACCATTGTTGGCATGATCGGGGTGCAGTGGTCGCATAAATTCCTCGCTCACCCTAAAGTGTTTACGGTGGCCGCGCTCATCCCAATGGTGCCCGGCGTGTTCGCTTATAAAGCGATGATTGCGATGGTTGAGATCAACCATCTTGGCTTTACACCTGAGCTACTGGAAACCTTACTGGAAAACTTCCTCAAAGCGATGTTTATCATTGCGGGCTTGGCGGTTGGCCTTGCGGTTCCGGGGCTGCTATTCTATCGCCGTAAACCGATTGTATAG
- a CDS encoding threonine/serine exporter family protein — translation MASKQRAVSRLIAQAGQMLLAHGAESTLVGDIMRRIGLASGMSEVEVSLSASSLVVTTVYQEHCITTTRRCPDRGINMRVVTQIQRICIMMEKGILDHSLAQKKLNAISPERYNRWLVVLMIGLSCAAFSRLAGGDWTVFAITFVASSVGMIVRQEIGHRHFNPLLNFAATAFVTSVISAQAVIYHLGNKPTIVMASSVLMLVPGFPLINSVADMLKGYINMGIARFVMASLLTLATCLGIIAAMSVTGIWGW, via the coding sequence ATGGCATCCAAACAGAGAGCGGTTTCTCGTTTGATTGCTCAGGCCGGGCAAATGCTGCTGGCCCACGGAGCAGAAAGTACTTTAGTTGGTGACATCATGCGTCGCATCGGGCTGGCGAGCGGCATGAGCGAAGTCGAAGTGTCATTGTCAGCCAGTTCACTGGTCGTGACCACGGTCTATCAGGAACACTGCATCACGACCACTCGGCGCTGTCCGGATCGTGGTATCAACATGCGCGTGGTTACTCAGATCCAGCGTATCTGCATCATGATGGAGAAGGGCATTCTCGATCATTCACTGGCACAAAAAAAACTCAACGCGATCAGCCCTGAACGCTATAACCGTTGGTTGGTCGTGTTGATGATAGGACTGTCCTGCGCTGCTTTCAGTCGTCTGGCTGGCGGTGACTGGACCGTATTCGCGATTACTTTTGTTGCCTCTTCTGTCGGGATGATTGTGCGTCAGGAAATCGGCCACCGTCATTTCAACCCTCTGCTTAACTTTGCCGCAACCGCTTTTGTCACCTCGGTGATTTCCGCCCAAGCGGTGATTTATCATCTCGGCAATAAACCCACGATTGTGATGGCTTCATCGGTATTGATGCTGGTGCCCGGTTTTCCGTTGATAAACTCGGTGGCAGACATGCTCAAAGGTTACATCAATATGGGCATTGCCCGCTTTGTCATGGCGAGTTTACTCACATTAGCCACTTGTCTGGGAATTATCGCGGCGATGAGTGTGACCGGAATATGGGGATGGTAA
- the cgtA gene encoding Obg family GTPase CgtA: MKFVDEAVIKVEAGDGGNGVVSFWREKFVTKGGPDGGDGGDGGDVYIQADENLNTLVDYRFQRFYAAERGQNGGGGNCTGKRGKDITLKVPVGTRAVDIHTNEIVGEVAEHGKKVMVAKGGWHGLGNTRFKSSVNRAPRQKTMGTKGEVRELRLELLLLADVGMLGLPNAGKSTFIRSVSAAKPKVADYPFTTLIPSLGVVSVVPEKSFVVADIPGLIEGAAEGAGLGIRFLKHLERCRVLLHMIDILPIDGSEPAQNALTIMDELEQYSEKLAKKPVWLVFNKADLMLEEEADEKIQEILEALAWEGPHFKISAVNKQGTAELCRELADFMETLPRAEEELSEEQKVEFMWDDYHKDAMAGRNVITEEDDDDWDDWDDEEDDGHVIYVRE; the protein is encoded by the coding sequence ATGAAATTCGTTGATGAAGCGGTAATTAAAGTCGAAGCGGGCGATGGCGGTAACGGTGTTGTTAGCTTTTGGCGTGAAAAATTCGTAACGAAAGGTGGCCCTGACGGCGGCGACGGCGGCGATGGTGGTGATGTCTACATCCAAGCTGATGAGAACTTAAATACCCTTGTTGACTATCGTTTCCAGCGTTTTTACGCAGCAGAACGTGGTCAGAACGGTGGCGGTGGTAACTGTACTGGTAAGCGCGGTAAAGATATTACTCTGAAAGTGCCTGTAGGTACTCGCGCAGTGGATATTCACACCAATGAAATAGTGGGTGAAGTCGCTGAACACGGCAAGAAAGTGATGGTTGCAAAAGGCGGCTGGCACGGTCTGGGTAACACCCGTTTTAAATCGTCTGTAAACCGCGCTCCACGTCAAAAGACGATGGGTACGAAAGGTGAAGTTCGTGAACTTCGTCTTGAGCTTCTGCTGCTTGCTGACGTAGGTATGTTGGGTTTACCAAATGCAGGTAAATCAACCTTTATCCGCTCTGTATCAGCAGCGAAACCAAAGGTAGCGGATTATCCGTTTACGACCTTGATCCCAAGCTTGGGTGTGGTGAGTGTTGTACCTGAGAAAAGCTTTGTCGTTGCTGACATCCCAGGACTTATCGAAGGTGCCGCTGAAGGCGCAGGTCTGGGTATTCGCTTCTTGAAACACCTTGAGCGTTGTCGCGTGCTATTGCACATGATTGATATTCTGCCGATTGACGGCAGTGAACCGGCACAAAACGCTCTGACCATTATGGATGAGCTGGAGCAGTACAGTGAGAAGCTCGCGAAAAAACCGGTTTGGTTGGTGTTTAACAAAGCGGATCTGATGCTTGAAGAAGAGGCGGATGAGAAGATCCAAGAGATCTTAGAAGCGCTGGCGTGGGAAGGTCCACACTTCAAGATCTCAGCGGTCAACAAGCAAGGCACTGCTGAACTGTGTCGTGAACTGGCTGACTTCATGGAAACTCTACCTCGTGCAGAAGAAGAGTTAAGCGAAGAGCAAAAAGTGGAGTTTATGTGGGACGATTACCACAAAGACGCCATGGCTGGCCGCAATGTTATCACTGAAGAAGATGATGACGACTGGGATGACTGGGACGATGAAGAAGATGACGGCCACGTTATCTACGTCCGCGAATAG